From a region of the Lactuca sativa cultivar Salinas chromosome 4, Lsat_Salinas_v11, whole genome shotgun sequence genome:
- the LOC111914694 gene encoding eukaryotic translation initiation factor 4E-1, translating to MVEEIMKSEEQKLIDVNKHRGVRSDGEEDEQLEEGEIVGGDADTLSSSSSSRPGTAIAQHPLEHSWTFWFDTPSAKSKQVAWGSSMRPIYTFSSVEEFWSLYNNIHRPSKLAQGADFYCFKNKIEPKWEDPVCANGGKWTMTFTKAKSDTCWLYTLLAMIGEQFDHGDDICGAVVNVRARQEKIALWTKNAANESAQLSIGKQWKEFIDYNDTIGFIFHEDAKTLDRSAKNKYTV from the exons ATGGTGGAAGAAATAATGAAATCGGAGGAGCAGAAGTTGATCGATGTCAACAAGCACAGAGGTGTTCGATCAGacggagaagaagatgaacaactGGAAGAGGGAGAGATTGTCGGTGGCGACGCGGATACCCtatcgtcttcctcttcttccaggCCTGGTACGGCCATAGCTCAGCATCCGCTCGAGCATTCTTGGACTTTCTGGTTCGATACTCCCTCTGCTAAGTCCAAGCAAGTCGCTTGGGGTAGTTCCATGCGCCCTATCTACACTTTCTCCTCCGTTGAAGAGTTCTGGAG TCTTTACAACAACATACATCGACCAAGCAAGTTGGCTCAAGGAGCTGACTTCTATTGTTTCAAGAATAAAATCGAGCCTAAGTGGGAAGACCCTGTTTGTGCTAATGGTGGAAAGTGGACTATGACCTTTACCAAAGCAAAATCCGACACCTGTTGGCTGTATACG TTGCTAGCAATGATTGGAGAACAGTTTGATCATGGAGATGATATATGTGGAGCAGTTGTAAATGTTAGAGCAAGGCAAGAAAAAATAGCTTTGTGGACCAAAAATGCTGCGAATGAGAGTGCTCAG CTAAGCATTGGGAAACAATGGAAGGAGTTTATTGATTACAATGATACCATAGGCTTTATATTTCAT GAAGACGCGAAGACTCTTGATAGAAGTGCTAAAAACAAATACACAGTATGA